A genomic region of Denticeps clupeoides chromosome 17, fDenClu1.1, whole genome shotgun sequence contains the following coding sequences:
- the kxd1 gene encoding kxDL motif-containing protein 1: MDPTASGMFCNRMLSMVNSEDVNAIIQAQRHMLDRFEKTNEMLINFNGLSSVRLQQMNDHFILHTRTLVEMKKDLDNIFRRIRTLKGKIGKQYPEAFSNIHESPILEDDDDEFDPIPPSVATTTTTATSEQSTESCDSSPDVISPTVSRCSEDLSQELPDTPTPDSPRLTELQHEGPDSVQM, encoded by the exons ATGGATCCAACAGCGTCGGGAATGTTCTGCAACAGGATGTTAAGCATGGTCAACTCCGAGGACGTCAACGCCATCATCCAAGCGCAGAGACATAT GCTTGATCGTTTTGAGAAGACCAACGAGATGCTAATCAACTTCAACGGCCTGTCCAGCGTGCGACTTCAGCAGATGAACGATCATTTCATCTTGCACACTCGCACTTTAGTGGAGATGAAGAAGGATTTAGACAACATCTTCAGGAGAATTAG GACTTTGAAAGGCAAGATAGGGAAGCAGTATCCTGAAGCATTCAGTA atattcATGAGTCCCCTATccttgaagatgatgatgacgagTTTGACCCAATCCCTCCCAGCGTGGCAACCACCACAACTACAGCAACATCAGAACAAAGCACAGAGTCATGTGATTCCAGTCCTGATGTAATTTCACCCACTGTTAGCCGATGTTCTGAAGATCTCTCACAAGAACTACCTGATACCCCAACTCCCGATAGTCCGAGATTAACAGAGCTACAGCATGAGGGTCCAGACTCAGTTCAAATGTAA